The segment GACGGTGGATCAGTCTAAAAAGTGCAAAGAGAGGGTGATGGAGAgtaagaaggaagaagaagcagTTGGATTGAAAGTGAAAAAAGCGGTTTTGTTTCCGCAAGAAACAGAGAAAGGATTGTGGCCGGAAGATTACAGTCTCTCCGACCACGCTTGTCTGACAGTACAATTCTCACTGGTCAAAATAATCTCTAGTAAAAATTTTGTATAGTTGTTGAGATAAATCATTTTGAACTTTGTGTAATAGCATAACTCTGTTTCAGACAACTATGCTTTTGATTGAATCGACATTgagttaaataataataaaaaaaaagaactttatATTAGGGAGTTGATACCTTCTCTTTAAATATTCAACTAATTACAGTAATCGTGATAATTTACTCGTTAACACGACGATTTGGTTGTCATGTTATGTAGATTGAATAGAAAAACACTTCATTACTTTGTTTTCCAATGTACAGTTCTTGAGATCAATGATAAATCATTTTGAACTTCTGTAATATCATCACTTTGTTTTCAGACAAATGAAAAGAGATTTTGTCTTTTGATTGAATCAACATCgagttaaattaattttttttttaaaaaaaatgggccaaaagttaataatttttaaaaagtaactTTTATATAAGGGGTTGAtacattcatttaaaatattcaacTAATTACAGTGTCGTGATAGTTGACTCGTTAACACGACGATTTGGTTGTCATCTTGTGGActgaataataataaaaaacactTTACTAATGCAAAGACGAGTCAAAACATTGTTAAACTTCTTGAAAACTGGTGAACAAAGAAGATCTGGAACAGAGAACCCAAGAGAGAAAAAGCTTTTTGGGTTTCAAAAAGCAAACTGAAAAGAGCTGACTTTCTTTAATGTCTTAACTATAAAAGGTAACTCCTGTTCCTCTCTGTTTAATTTATCTCTCTCACAAAAGCTTCTACTTGTCTATAAACTATTCCCATGGAAGAAGTTGTTTCATTACCCAAATCAATTTGACTTTTAAAATTGATTGCAGAGACGATTATTTCCTCTAATCGCAATTGTTTTAGCATGGCAATGGCGCCTGTAGTGAAACTGGTTCTAGGCTCAATAGCCTTCGCAATCTTCTGGATACTAGCGGTCTTCCCGTCCGTACCGTTCCTCCCAATCGGTCGAACCGCCGGCTCCCTCTTCGGCGCCATGCTCATGGTCATCTTCCAAGTCATCACCCCCGACCAAGCCTACGCCGCCATCGACCTCCCCATCCTCGGCCTCCTCTTCGGAACCATGGTCGTTAGCATCTACCTCGAGAGAGCCGACATGTTCAAGTACTTGGGGACGCTGCTCTCTTGGAGAAGCAGAGGACCCAAAGACTTGCTCTGCCGCGTGTGCCTCGTCTCCGCTGTTTCCAGCGCTCTTTTCACCAACGACACTTGTTGTGTGGTCTTAACCGAGTTCGTGTTGAAGATCGCTAGGCAGAAGAATCTTCCTCCTCACCCGTTTCTGCTCGCTTTGGCCACGAGTGCTAATATTGGTTCTTCAGCGACTCCTATTGGGAATCCTCAGAATCTTGTTATCGCTGTTCAGAGCAAGATCTCGTTCTGGGAGTTTCTTCGTGGAGTGTTTCCTGCGATGATCGTTGGGATTATTGTTAATGCTGTGATGCTTCTCGCTATGTACTGGCGGTTATTGTCTGATCataaagaagaggaagagaatgaAGTTTCTGAAGGTGTTGTTgctgttgaagaagaagatgttacCTCCCATCGATTCTCTCCAGCTACGTTACCTCATCTAAGCTCTTTCAGATCGGAAGAAACTAACGGGAGAACGGATCCCGAGACTCTCAGGAACAGAGGGGCTTCCTCTGGTGAGAGCAGTGCGTCTAGAGACCACCAAGCTGACGCTGAGTCACAAGGAGAGAGCTATCCTACAACCATCAACAGCAATGTGTTGTTGTTTCAAACCAAGAGGTGGAGGAGAGTTTTGTGGAAGTCAAGTGTTTATTTAATCACGCTTGGGATGTTAATTTCTCTGCTTATGGGTTTGAACATGTCTTGGACTGCGATCACCGCGGCTTTAGCTCTTGTTGTTCTTGATTTTAAAGACGCGAGGCCTTCTCTTGAGAAGGTGTCGTATTCGCTTTTGATCTTCTTCTGTGGGATGTTTATAACCGTGGATGGATTCAACAAAACTGGTATCCCTACGGCTCTGTGGGATCTCATGGAGCCGTATGCGAATATCGATGAAGCTAAAGGAACCGCGGTGCTAGCACTTGTGATTCTTGTCCTATCCAATGTAGCCTCCAATGTACCAACAGGTGTGTCatcaaacatgtttttttttgtgtgtgtgtttattaTATCTCTAGATAgaaaaattcattttaattgtTAAATTGTGTGCAGTGTTATTGTTGGGAGCAAGAGTAGCGGCATCAGCGGCGGCAggggaggaggagaagaaggcgTGGTTGTTGCTGGCGTGGGTTAGTACGGTGGCTGGAAACTTGACGTTGCTTGGTTCAGCAGCTAACTTGATAGTGTGTGAGCAAGCTCGTAGAGCAGTGAGCCATGGATACACTCTCACTTTCACTAAACACTTGAAGTTTGGTTTACCTTCAACGCTCATCGTTACGGCCATTGGTCTCTACCTTATCAAGTAATCGACAACTCACTCTTTACatgctttgtttttttctttacacACTTTTTGTAAGTCAATTATGCAAATAATCTATATTTGTAtctttaaaaatagaataaacaaATAGTTATCGTAATTATGAGTGATGAATGAATGGTACACTACATACTATTTTTCACGTTTGGAAAATGAGCTTCTAATAATTTCAATATTCATATCAAattctcatgtttttttttgtactttttgGATAGTGAGTTAACTGTAGAATATtaacataataataaatataactaGCTCTAGAAAAATATAACTAGCTAGCAAAAGTCACTAACCGAAAAAAGACAGATGATTATATGATCATTAGTAAACTAAAAGGTTCTACCACATAAAAGCTTTGGTAGAATCTCTGTTGAGGTCTAAAAGTTTTGTACCAATATATTGGTGTGAAATGAAATTTGatgttgagccaaaaaaaaagtaaaccaaAAGGCGATTCCTCacttatttttttagttttttacgTTTTGGAGATTTGTTTCAACTAATTTTCAGatttacaatatttatttagttcTTTTAAAGGTAATTCCTCACTTACTCAAGGTATGGAccaattaagaaaaaaagatcGGATTAaaagtttttgagaaaataaagTCATATTACATTTTCGAGTTAAAATATGTCTTTAGGGGTATAAAAGCTTATGTTTGTGAGGCAAACAGGATAATCTGATTTGTCTTATAAAACGTGTGCAACGTATACTCAGTGACGTACATCTTTTTTTTGGGTTGGATTAACGCAACCTCagttttcatttaaattaaatagttAATTTATCTAGATAAAGACATATGACAAAAGATGTATCAAGATAGCAACGTGTGAAGAGAAATTTTTAGAGTCATGATTAACTCCGGTTTTTAAACTGAAATTTTAACCTTTGTTTAAGATCAAGTATATTCCTTTGGGCTAGTTGATGGAAACGTATATTAACGACGTTTACGATCAAAACGTTGTTCGCCATCATCCATGTGACCCCGTTGTGTGGTCAACGTTAAAATCTCTTTgattgtttattaatttaattctaCTGAAATTTTGATATTTCCTCGCAAGTATCGCCAAGCGTGGGTGTTTTGGTTTGTGAGAGAATGTTTCTAGTTAACGTGGTGGTAGTCACAGattaaaatatactaacaaATACGTTTCCAAAACTCACCAATCACTTTATAATCCAACGAACCGAGATTTTTGGTTTAAGAGAAAGGCGTTGGTTAAACTCTCTCTCTATGTCTTTTGAATTTTAATATTGCCCCGCAAGAATTGGCACGTGTGGGACCGGAACTTCCCCGTTGTCCTATAAATACAGACTTGACCTTCTTCCTTTTCTCCAACGATTCAAAAAGCGCCCTCTCCACATTTTGGAAGCAAAATGGGGAATAATATGGTGGGCTTCAGGTTTCGTCCGACGGACGAGGAGCTCGTGGAACATTACCTCCGTCCGAAAAATAACGGCGGCGGTTCCACCACGAGCAGCCAAGTCATTAACACTGTCAATATCTGCAACCTTGATCCTTGGGAAT is part of the Brassica rapa cultivar Chiifu-401-42 chromosome A09, CAAS_Brap_v3.01, whole genome shotgun sequence genome and harbors:
- the LOC103843766 gene encoding silicon efflux transporter LSI2, whose protein sequence is MAMAPVVKLVLGSIAFAIFWILAVFPSVPFLPIGRTAGSLFGAMLMVIFQVITPDQAYAAIDLPILGLLFGTMVVSIYLERADMFKYLGTLLSWRSRGPKDLLCRVCLVSAVSSALFTNDTCCVVLTEFVLKIARQKNLPPHPFLLALATSANIGSSATPIGNPQNLVIAVQSKISFWEFLRGVFPAMIVGIIVNAVMLLAMYWRLLSDHKEEEENEVSEGVVAVEEEDVTSHRFSPATLPHLSSFRSEETNGRTDPETLRNRGASSGESSASRDHQADAESQGESYPTTINSNVLLFQTKRWRRVLWKSSVYLITLGMLISLLMGLNMSWTAITAALALVVLDFKDARPSLEKVSYSLLIFFCGMFITVDGFNKTGIPTALWDLMEPYANIDEAKGTAVLALVILVLSNVASNVPTVLLLGARVAASAAAGEEEKKAWLLLAWVSTVAGNLTLLGSAANLIVCEQARRAVSHGYTLTFTKHLKFGLPSTLIVTAIGLYLIK